CGTCACCTTGAGGCGCTGCAAGCGCACGTTGAAGGAGTCGCTCACAAACGGCGTGTTCACCAGCGTCATTATCACCGGCGAAAACACGTACTGGTGAAACGCCGACCGCTGCCAGATGTAGTCCAGCGCAAACTCGAAGTTGGAACGCGTGTATTCGGGCCGGTCCACGTAGGTTTCCGACAGCGTGAAGCGCGTTTTGGGGTTGTATTCGGTCAGGAAGTGGTTGGTGCGGAAGGGCACCAGAAACTGCGGCAAAATGAGCGAGGCCGTGGCGCCCAGCTGCCGCGTAAACACCGACTGCGGCGCCGTGCCGCTGCCTTCGGCAATACGCACCAGCTGGCCTTCCAGGCCCGCGCGCACGCCAAATTCCAGCACCTCGGCCCCGCCAAACGGATTGCGGGTTTTCAGGCGCACATTCAGGAAGGGACCCGTTTTATTGGCCACGAAAGTGGCCCCAAACTCGTCGTTGATGGCGTATTTGGGCGCCGGCGAGGCATTTATCACCGCCACCAGTTCGCCGGTGCTGGGGTGCAGGCCGGCGCTGTCGGCGGCGGGCGGGTCGGCCACTTTGCGGTAGTTCACCGTGCTGAAGCGGAACATGTCCAGGTTGGAGAGCAGGCGCTGGGTTTGCTGGGTGCGCAGCAGGCTGTAGTTCTGGCCGGGCCGCACCAGCACCTTGCGGGCCAGCAGGCTGGTGCTGAACTGCTGTTCGTAGGCCGCAAAGCGGATGGAGTCGGTCACGGTGGTGTCGGTGCGCAGGCCCAGGCTGGGGCGCACGCGCAGGGCACCCACGGTGCCGGCCCGGCGCAGGGTGTCGCCGGTGGCGTTGCGCAGGGTGCGGCCCACGCCGGCATCGGTCACGAAGCGCACCTGCCGCACCCGGTACACGCGGTGGCCCTGGCCGGGGCCGGGATTGGCAATGAGCGTGCGCAGGCGCACCGTGAACTTCTCGTAGCTCGTGTCGGCTTCTAGGGTGATGTATTGCTGGCGGAAATCAAAGTAGCCGGCATTTTTGAGCAGGGTTTCGAGCCGGGTGCGCTCCAGGCCAATCTGCTCCTCGTTGAACCGCTCGTTTTCGTGCAGCAGCGTGGCGCCCTGGCCCTGGCGCACCACGGCCGCCACGCCCGAATCGGGAATGCTGGGCGGCTGCAGGCGGTAGAGGAACGGCTGGTTTTCGGTGATGTTGTACGTCACCGTGACCCGCCGGTAACGCTTGCGGGCGTCCAGCGAGTCAGAATTGCCCTTGTGAAACACGCCCAACGCGCGCAGCAGTATGCCGCGCTGGTAGCGGGCCGTGTCGGTGGCCGTGACTTTGGCCCGGAAAAAGCCCTGCGAGTGCAGAAACGTGGTCATCTGCTCCACGCTGCGGCGGGTCAGGGCCGTGTCGTACACCACGGGCGCCTCGCCCAGGCGCATGATGGCGTTGCCCTTGTCGAGCGCCAATTGCTTGCGGTTCACCTTGCGTTCGCGGCGGGCCAGCAGCTTGCCCAGCTCGGCCGAGTCGGTGCCGGCGGCTTTCATGCGGGCCGCGTAAGTGGTCTGAATCTCGTGCAGCTTGTTTTTAATGCGTACCGAGTCGTAGAAGTTGTAGCCCAGCTGGTAGATGGCCAGCTTGGGCGGAAACCGGGTGTTGGGTTTTTGCTGGGCCAGGGACTTCAGCCGTTCTTTGTCGGCCTGCTCCACGCCTTTCACCTCCACGCGGCTCAGCAGGCGCTGGCCCGGCCGCAACAACTTAAATGGCGAACAGGCCACCAGTAGGGCCAGCAGCAACGGCCCCAGTCTGCGCCCGGCCCGTAGCTTTGAAGAATAGGTCGACAACAATGGTTTCAAAAGCACTAGGCAAATACGTGCAGTCGCTGCACCAAAAAAAGTACCGGCAACGCCACGGCGCGTTTCTGGTGGAAGGAGGCAAAAGCGTGTTGGAGCTGCTAAGTTCCGACCTGGAAACTGAACACTTGCTGGCCACCGCCGAATTTGCCTCCCAAAACCGTGCCCTGCTGCCGGCCCGGCTGCTCACCGTGGTGAGCGAAAACGAGCTTACCCAGCTCGGTACGCTGGCCAACAACACCACCGCCCTGGCCGTGGCCCGCCTGCCGGCGGAGGCACCGCTGCCTCCAACGCTGCCCGCGGACGCTTTGTTGCTGGCCCTCGACGAAGTGCGCGACCCCGGCAACCTCGGCACCTTGCTGCGCCTGGCCGACTGGTACGGCCTGCCGGGCGTGGTGCTCAGCCCCGGCTGCGCCGACGCCTACGCCCCCAAAACCGTGGCCGCCACCATGGGCGCCTTTGCCCGCGTGCCCGTGTGGGAGCGCGACCTGGCCGCCTGGCTGCCCACGCTGCCGCCCGAAGTCGGCATCTTCGGCGCCGACCTGGCCGGCGACAACGTGCACCGCCTCGCCCTACAGCCCGCCGGCGTACTCGTGATGGGCTCCGAGTCGCACGGCCTTACGCCAAGCGTGGCGGCGGCCCTCACGCGCCGCCTGCACATCCCACGCGGCGCCGGCGGGCAGGCCGAAAGCCTCAACGTGGCCATTTCGGCTGCCATTCTGCTCGATAATTTTTTTCGGGGCGAATAGGGTTTAACGCTGGTCATCCAGAGCGCAGCGAAGAAATTTATCCGGTCAAAGTTGCTCATGGACAAATTTGAAGGGGACCTTCGCCGCATTCAGAATGACCGTAAAAAAGCGCCTCCGATAATTAATCAGAGGCGCTTTCAAAGAATCAGCCAAGGCGTTGACTAGAAGCCCAGCACGTTCAGGCCCACGGTGAGCAGATGCGTTTTGGGCCCCTGGCCTTCCTTAAACAGCTCGTTCATGTTGTACTTGGCGAAGAGCTGCAGGGCGTGGAAGCCGATTTCGCCCTGCAAGCCGTACGTCCAGGGAGTGAGGTTGAGGGTGCCGCTGATTTTGTCCTCGCTGTTGTAGTCGGTGCCGGCCAAGCGGTATTCGGTTTTGATGTTGCTGGTGAGGCGGGTGCCGCCGAAACCGCCAATGCCGGCCGAAAGCGTGGTTCTGTCTTCTTTGTTCTTCAGCTTCAGCCGCAGCATCACGGGCAGGTTCAGGGTGCCCACGTAAAGGGTGGCCTGTTGAATCTGCTTGGCATCGGGCGCCGTTTCCACGAAGGTGCGGTTGCCGTTCTGCACCCACTGGTCGTTGCCCGTCAGCCGGATGTAGTTCCCACTGAACTCGGGCCCGATGGTAAAGGCCAGCTTCGATTTCTTAGTGTAGTGCAGCGGCTGCACGTAAAAGAGGCCAAAGTTGATGTAAGTAGAGCGCCAGTTGTTGTAGGAAGGCACTTGCAGGCTGGCCGTCGAAGATGAGTTAACCAAAGTGGTCAGGCCGATGTCGAAGCCCAACTCCACGCTGGCGCTGCGGCGGCGCTTTTCCCGCTTCAGCGAATCTTCCCGGGCGTTGGCCGTCGCATTACCGTCGGTACCGATGCTGAAGGAATTATGGCCGTCGCCGTCCTTGGTGGTAACGATGCCGAACTTCTTGTTCAGGAAAACCTGAGTTTTGGTGGGGCCTTTCTCGCCGTCGGTGCCGGGTTTGTGCGCCGTGATGCGGATTTCTTCGGGCAGGTTCTGGCCGGGCTGGTCCTTATCGGGGTAGAAGCGCATCGTCACCTGGTTGGTGGTGCCGGCCTTGGCCGCCGCCTCAGCCTGGGTGATGTACGTGGCCAGGCGGGTCGTGAGCGAGTCGAGGTGGTAGTTTTTGAGCTGGCGCAGCTGGGCCGCGTCGCGCACCGTCAGGGTGAGAGTGGCCCGGTTGGGCAGGCGCATCACAATGGTGTCCTGCACCGTGGCGGGGGCCACCAGGCGGGCGGCACGGGCCTCGTTCAGGCCCGCCGCGAGGGCAGAAAGCAGCAGAAAAGAGGGGAGAAAAGCGCGTTGCATGATTTCCGAAAGAGAAGAGGTGGATTACAATTGAATGGATTTGCTGACGGTGCGGCCCGCCACGGTGGCCCGAACGGTCACGTTGTCGGGCAGGCCGGCCACTTCGGCCAGGCTCACCCGCTCGCCCCGCACCAGGTGGCCGGCCTGTTGCAGCAGGCGGCCGCCCAGGCGGCGCCGCTCGCCGGCTACCTCGCTCGAAGCCACGGCCGAGGTGGTGACCTGGGCCAGTCGCGACGCCGGTGCGGAGCCGGTGCGCACGTCCACCGTTATCAGCTCGGTGGCGCCCACGGGGACGATTTCCGGCGTGGCAGTGGGGGTGGTTTGCGCGGCCACTACCGGGGCCGTTGCCGGGGCGTTGCCCAACTCGTCAGCTGGGGTGGCCGGGGCCGGCTGGGGAGCGGGGCGGGTAGCTGCGCGGGCCACGAGGGGGGCTTGTTCGGTGGCTGCGTCCAGCCGTCGGGCAGTGCCTTTCAGGTGGCGGGGCAGCTGCTCGGAAGCTGGCTGGCCGGCCTTTGATGCGGTAGATGCGATGTCGGAAGAGCGGGTTGCCCGGAGGGTTGCATTTTTCTGCGCGGATTCAGCTAAAATGTTTTTCGACGTTTCAGCCGGCGTCGTGGCAGCAATGGAAGCGGCATTTTTGCCCGTTTCTGCCACGCCTGCGCCCTGCGGCAAGCCTGCCGTAGCAGCCTGTACTTGGGGAGAAGCTACCGACCCGGTCGATTGCTGCGACGCAATGGTGCCGGTTTTCGTGCTGCCTGCGGGCGAACCCAGCCACAGCTTCGTGCCCCCGGCTACTAGCAGCAGCGCCAGCGCGGCGGCAATGGCCATGGGCCACCACGCGGCGGCGCGGCGCTTGCGGGGCCGCAGGTGCTCGTCTTCGAGGCGCTCCCACAGCTCCCGCCGGGGCGGGGTGGCGTGGGCGCTCAGCCGTTGCTGAAACAGCTGGTCGAGGCGTGCGTCGGGTGCCGGGGCGGCGGGTTCGGCGGGTTCGGCGGGGGCAGCGGCCTGCAGGCGGGACCACAGGTCGTCGGCCGGCGGCGTGGCGTGGCCGTCGAGCTTCTCGCGGAATAAGTCGTCGATATCTTCGGGAAACATAGGTCGGTCTAATTACTGGCGATGGCAGAAAACTGAACCCGCCGCTGCAGCATGGCGCGGGCCTTGCTCAGCTGCGATTTGCTGGTGCCTTCGCTGATGCCCAGCAGCTCGGCAATCTCCTGGTGGCCGTAGCCTTCCAGGGCGTACAGGTTGAACACGGTGCGGTAGCCCGTGGGCAGGGTGGTGAGCAGCTCCATCAGGTCCTCGGCCTGCAGCTGCGTGTCGGCGGTAGCGGCGGTGGTGGCCAGGTTTTCGGGTTGGGCAAAATCCTCGAATGACACCGTCATCATCTCGCGCTGGCGCAGCTGCATCAGCGCCTCGTTTACCATGATGCGGCGCACCCAGCCCTCAAAGCTGCCCTCGAACCGGTAGGTGGGCAGGGCCCGAAACATCTTGGCAAAACCGAGGATGAGGGCTTCCTCGGCGTCTTCGCGGCGCTTGAGGTAGCGGCGGCACACGGTGAGCATGAGGCCGGCCAGCCGGTCGTAGAGCTGGCGCTGGGCCCGGTGCTCGCCGCGCACGCAGGCAGCGATGAGTTCGGCTTCGTTCACGGTAAGGGTGGGCAAAACGCAGAAAGGATGGTGAGTTAGGGCGGCAGATGCCGAAAGGCGGGCCAGGGTTGCCCGGCTCGGTAAAAATATTGTGCCCGCTCCGGCCGCACCGCTACAGGTCGCCCAGGCGCCGGCCCTGCTGCCGGCCCAGGCGCGGGTGCTTGGCCTGGCCCACCACCTGCGCGGCATAAATGCCGTGATGGCCCGAAAGCAGGTAAGCCACCACGCAGCTGATGCCCAGGTATACGCCCGCCTTCGCCCCGAACAGCTCCAGCCCCATGAGGGTGCAGGCCAGCGGGGTATTGGCCGCGCCCGCAAACACGCCCACAAAACCCATGGCCGCCAACAGTGCCACCGGCAGCGGCAGCACCACGGCCAGCGCGCTGCCCAGCGCCGCGCCAATGAAAAACAGCGGCGTCACCTCGCCGCCCTTGAAGCCGCAGCCCAGCGTGAGGGCGGTCAGGGCCAGCTTCAGGGCCCAATCGGTCGGCGGCAGAGGATGTTGGAACGCCTCTACGATAACCGGAATGCCCAGACCGCTGAAGCGGCCCGTGCCCAGGCCCCACATCAGCAGCCCCACCATGGCGCCGCCCACCACGGGCCGCAGCGGCGGAAAAGGGATTGCCGAAAACCAGTGGCCCACCGCGTGCGTGAGGACGGCAAACAGCCGCGCCACCAGGCCGCACAACGCGCCCACCAGCAGCGCGCTGCCCAGCCCCAGCGGCGTGAGCGCCAAGGCCGGCAATTCGGGGTAGGGCGTATGGCCCACGCCCCAGGCCCGCGTCACGGCATCGGCCACCACGGCTGCCAGAAAGCTTGGCAGCAGCGCCTCGTACCGAATGGAGCCCAGCAAAAAAACTTCGAGCCCAAACACCGCGCCCGCCAGCGGTGTGCCAAATACCGACGCAAAGCCGGCGCTCATGCCCGCCACCAGCAGCAGGCGCCGGTCGCGTGGGCGCAGCCAGCGGCCCAGCTGGTCGGCCAGGGTGCCGCCCATCTGCACGGCCGTGCCCTCGCGGCCCGCCGAGCCGCCCACCAGGTGGGTGAGCAGCGTGCCACCCAGCACCAGCGGCACCATGCGCAGCGGCAGCGTCTGGCTGGGCCGATGAATCTCATCCAGAATAAGATTGTTGCCGCGCACTGCCCGGTCACCATAATAATGGTATGCCAGCCCAATTGCCAGGCCGGCCACGGGCAGCAGTGCCAGCATCCAGGCGTGGGCCTCGCGCCAGCGCGTCACCCAGTCCAGCGCCACCAGAAAGCCGGCCGAAGCCGTGCCTGCCAGGGCGCCCACCACCGCACTAATCAGCAGCCAACGCAGCAACAAAAGGGCGGCCGAAGCGGTGCCGTGCGAACGTACCCGGGCGGATACGAAATGAGGGAGGGAAAAGCGAATCGGCACGGAGCGAACGAAAAGATGAGCTGGTCGGCGCGGCCTGCGGGGCCGTCCGTTCGGTAGGAATCATCAGCGCGGAGCGGGGGCTCCGGCGGTTCGCGGTGGAAATCCATCACCGTTGGCAGGCGCGGCAAATATAGCGCAAAGCGGGTTTTGGGCTTTGGGCAGCGATATTTCCGGCCCCGCCTTCGGTTATTTGCACGGCCATCGCCTGTTGGCTCATTCTTGTTTTTTCATGGAACTGCTCACGGTCACCAACATCAGCCTGACGGAACAGGGAAATGAAGTGTTGCGCCACATCACTTTCTCGCTGGCGTCTCACCGCAAGCTGGCCCTGGCCGGCGAATCCGGCACCGGCAAAAGCACTTTGCTGCAAATCATCGCCGGCCTCACGCAGCCCAGCACCGGCGAAGTGCGCGTGCAGGGCGAGCGGGTGCGCGGGCCCGTCGAAACGCTGGTACCGGGGCACCCCGGCGTGGCGTATCTGTCGCAAAAATCTGACCTGCCGCACTCGTTGCGCGTGGAGCAGGTGCTGCGCTACGCCAACAAGCAGCCGGCCGCCGAAGCGCAGGCCCTGTTTGCCCTGTGCCGCATCGACCATCTGCTGGCGCGCCGCACCGACCAACTCTCGGGCGGCGAGCAGCAGCGCGTGGCCCTGGCCCGCCTGCTGCTGGGGGCGCCGCGGCTGCTGCTGCTCGATGAGCCTTTCTCCAACCTCGACCGGGTGCATAAGCGCACACTGCAGGGCATCATCGAGGAACTGGGGCCGCGCCTGGGCATTACCTGCCTGCTGGTGTCGCACGACGCGGCCGACACCCTGCCGTGGGCCGATGAAATACTGGTGCTGCAGCGCGGCGAAATCGTTCAGCGCGGCATGCCGGCAGAAGTGTATCACCGGCCCGTGAATGAATACACGGCGGCGCTTTTTGGTGATTACAACCTGCTGCGCGGAGCGGCCCGGCAGGCGCTCAGCCCGGCTCTGAAATCACGCCGAAGCTCAACTCACAAAGCGTTGCTGGTGCGGCCCGAAAGTTTTGTTCTCTCCTGCGAACCCGGCGTGGGCCTAGCGGGCGTGGTGCGGGCGGTGCGGTTTTACGGCAGCTACTATGAGGTGGAAGTAGCACTGGCAGAGGATTCGGTGCGCGTGCGCCAGCGCCAGGCCAACGTGTCGCCCGGCGATGAAGTCAGCCTCTCGTTGTTGGAAGGCAGCGGATGGCCTATTGGCTAGCCTGGTTTTAGAGCAAACGAAGTGCTGCAACAGCTTTCAGCAACTGTGCCGCCGGCTCAACAGCCTTGCGCGGGGCGGTTCTGTATACAACAGCTTTGGTTTGCACCAAAAAGCAAAAGCACCAACCCGATGAGGCGCTGGTGCTTTTCTTTCTAAACTGTAAGGGGGCGAAGTTGCCAGTTTGTGCTTTTAATACTGCCCGATGGACAGCAGCACCAGCGTGCAGGCCTCTTCGGTCTGGATGCCCCGCTGCTGGGCCAGGCGTTCCAGCTCGGGGTTTTCGGTGCCGGGGTTGAAGAGGATGCGTTTGGGCTGCAGGTCGAGGATGTAGTCGTACCAAGCAGGCTGGTTTTGCGGGCCCACGTAGAGCGTCACGGTGTCGATGTCTTTTTCCTGCGGGCGGTCGGTGTGAATGGTCAAGCCGGCCACTTCGCCTTTGCGAATGCCAACCGGCACCACTTCGTGGCCGTGTTGCTTGAGCATGTGCATGGCCCGAAACGAATAGCGCTGCGGGTTGTCGGAAGCGCCGAGAACGAGGGTCTTTTTCATGGATGAAAAGATGCTGGATGAAGAAATGTCACCGGGCCGTTTTACGCTTCACTATAAACAGCAAGGACGCCAAGCCAGGTGAGTGTCCGGTGCCCGGGCTCCCGAAAGGCGGCCCGGGCTCGGCTAATACCTTCTACGACAAAACTGCCAAAACCGCTTCGGCGCACCGCTCGCCGTCCATGGCCGCCGATACAATGCCGCCCGCGTAGCCTGCGCCCTCGCCGCACGGGAATAGTCCCGCCACCTCCGGGTGCTGCAGCGTGGCCGGGTCGCGCGGAATGCGAATGGGAGCGGAGGTGCGGCTTTCCACGCCCACAATCTGCGCGGCGTTGGTGGCGTAGCCCGGAATTTTGCGGCCGAAGTCCTGAAAGCCCTGGCGCAGGCGTTCGGCTAGGTTGGGGCCCAGCACGTCGTCCATGCGCACCGAGACGAGGCCGGGCTGGTACGACGTTTCGAGCAGGCTGCCCGATGTTTTCCGCTTGAGGAAGTCGCCCAGCAGCTGGGCTGGGGCCTGCTGCGTGCCGCCGGCCGCTGCGCACGCCCGTTGCTCCAGCGCCTGCTGAAAGCGCAGGCCCGCCAGCGGGCCGTGCTGGCGCAGGTCGAGGTCGGCCAGCTCCACCGCGGCCACAATGCCGGAGTTGGCAAAGCGGGAGTCGCGGCGGCTCGGCGACATGCCGTTCACCACCACTTCGCCCTGGGCCGTGGCCGCCGGCACAATGAACCCGCCCGGGCACATGCAGAACGAAAACACGCCGCGCTGCTCGCCCTTCACCTCGGTTTGGTGCACCAAAGAGTACGACGCGGCCGGCAGCAGGCCGCGGTCGGTGCGGCGGTACTGGGCCTGGTCTATCAGCGCTTGGGGGTGCTCCACGCGCACGCCCATGGCAAAGGGTTTGGCTTCGATGAGCACGCCTCGTTGGTGCAGCAGCTCGTAGATGTCGCGGGCCGAGTGGCCCGTGGCCAGAATGGTGGCTTCCGCTTCCAGGTTTTCGCCCGAGGCCGCGACGACGCCGCGCAGCCGATTGCGGTCGAGCAGCAGGTCGGTCACGCGCGTTTCGAAGCGCACTTCGCCGCCGGCCTCGATAATGGCTTCGCGCAGGGCCTGCACCACGGCCGGCAGTTTGTTGGTGCCGATGTGCGGGTGGGCATCTACCAAAATGTCGGGCGTGGCGCCGTGCTGCACCAAGCGCCGCAGCACGCGGCCCACGTCGCCGCGCTTGGTGGCGCGCGTGTACAGCTTACCATCGGAGTAAGTGCCGGCGCCGCCTTCGCCAAAACAATAATTGGAATCCGGATTTACCAGCTGCTCCTTGTTGATGGCCGCCAGGTCGCGGCGCCGCGTGCGCACGTCGAGGCCGCGCTCCAGCACGATGGGCTTCAAGCCCAACTCCAAGCAGCGCAGTGCTGCGAACAACCCTGCCGGCCCCGCGCCTACTATTAAAACTCGCGGCGAATTGGTTATAACATTTGGATAAAAAAACCACGGGCCGAACAAATCCTTAGGCGGAGTATTTGTGTAAACGTCAGCGCGCAGCCTGACTTGTGCCTGGCGTCCTCGTGCATCAATGGAACGCCGTTTTAGGTGCACAAAATCAGCTTCGCCAGTTTGCAAGCCCGCGTGGTTCAGAATAGCTTCGTAACGGGCAAACTCATCAAATGCTACCTCAGGGTTGAGTAATAGCTCGACTTCTTTCTTTGACATTTGTATAAGAAAGGTATTTATCCTTTTGAGTAATAATTGGTTGGCCAAAGCCGATGCAAAGGTACACACCATTGCAAGGCAGGCTTGACTTTGTAGCCCGCCGGCCAAAATGGGCGTCATTAACATGCTGAGAGGCGTTTCATTCCAACTGCTTTAAAAACCCAATGCGAAGCATGTTTTGCTATGGACTTTCGTTAGTTTGCCGCATGGCTGAATCAACTCGTGCTTCCACGGCTTTGCGCTTTCGCTCCATTATTAGTGGCTCCATCGGCAACCTGGTTGAGTGGTACGACTGGTATGCTTACTCCGCGTTCGCCCTCTACTTCGCCCCAATTTTCTTTCCGAACGGCGACGCCACGGCCAAGCTGCTAAACACGGCCGCCATTTTTGCGGTGGGCTTTCTCATGCGCCCCATTGGGGCCTGGCTGCTGGGGGCGTATGCCGACCGGCACGGGCGACGGGCTGCATTGCTCCTGTCGGTGCAGCTCATGGCCGGCGGCTCGCTGCTGATTGCGGCCACGCCCGGCCACGCGCGCATTGGGGTGGCGGCGCCGGCGTTGCTGCTGTTGGCCCGGCTGGTGCAAGGCATTAGCGTGGGCGGCGAATACGGCACCTCGGCCACCTACTTGAGCGAGATGGCCGGGGTGCGGCACCGCGGCTTCTGGTCCAGCTTTCAATACCTCACGCTCATGGGCGGGCAGCTGCTGGCGCTCTTGGTGCAGCTGGGCTTGCAGCAGCTGCTCACCCCGGCCCAGATGGGCGAGTGGGGCTGGCGGGTGCCGTTTGTGATTGGGGCGCTGGCGGCGCTGGGAGCCCTGTACCTGCGCACGCACATGAGCGAAACTGCCGCTTTTGAGCAGCACCGAGAGGCCGCCAGCGCCGGCGAGGCGTCGGGCGCCCGAGCCTCGGTGCCCAGCCAGCTGCGGGTGTTGGCCCAACACCCCAAAGCAGTGCTCACGGTTGTGGGCCTCACGCTCGGCGGCACCCTGGCGTTCTACACCTATACCACTTACGCTCAGAAATTCCTGGTGAATACGTCGGGCTTCAGCAAGGAAGCGGCCACCATGATTTCGTTTGGCGTGATGGCCGTGGCGCTGTTGTTTCAGCCGCTGCTGGGCGCCATTTCCGACAAGGTGGGGCGCCGGCCCGTGCTGCTGATGTTCGGCATCGGGGCCACGCTGGGCACGGTACCGCTGCTGCGCCTGCTGGCCGGCACGCACGATGCCTGGGTGGCCGCGGGCTTGCTCATTTCGGCGCTGTTTGTGGTGAGCGGCTACACGTCCATCAGCGCCGTGGTGAAAGCCGAGCTGTTCCCAACCGAAATCCGCGCCTTGGGCGTGGGGCTGCCGTTTGCGTTGACCGTGGCCATTTTTGGCGGCACCGCCGAATACGTGGCCTTATTTGCCAAGCAGCGCGGGGTAGAGGAGTGGTTTTACTGGTACGTGACGGCCTGCGCGCTGCTGTCGCTGGTGGTGTATTGGCGCATGAGCGAAACCCAGGCCGAAAACGGCCACATGGTGGACTAAGGCCGAGTATAGGCGCTATTCGTCCGCGGCCGGCGGCTGCGCGCTACCGGCAAAACCGTTGGCGAGCTTGCCCAGGTCGACGTGCGAGCGTGCGGTGTTGGTATATACTTCGATTAGCATGGCCGAAAGAGCCTTTGCCACCTCGGGCCCGCCACGGGCCATGGTGCCCGAGATGACGCCGTAGTAAAACGTGGCGAGGGCGTCGCCGTCCCACATGCCGCGCAGGTTGTCGTGAAGCGCGCGCGCCTGTTCGAGGGAGGTGTCGATGATTTTCTGGTCGGATTCGGTCATGGGGCGGTGCGCGGCGCGCAATGGATGCCCTTAGGTACGGGCGGCCCCGCCGCAGGTTGGAGCCAGCCGCCTGGGCAGGCGCCTAAACGCAGCAATGGCCGGCAATGCCCGCAACCGAAGCTTCGGTTGGGCATTGCCGGCCATTTTACCAGAGGCTTAAAAAGCTAGAGCGCGCCTACGCCTTCTTCGAGCACGCTTTCCACCCAGCCTTTGCCCCAGTCTTCGAGCTCCTGGGCGCTCCAGAGTTGGGGGTAGAAAATGCGGCGCTGGAATTTGGGGGGAGGTAGTTGCGCCAGTTGGTGCCGCCGGTGGCGGCCAC
This DNA window, taken from Hymenobacter sp. 5317J-9, encodes the following:
- a CDS encoding PorT family protein — protein: MQRAFLPSFLLLSALAAGLNEARAARLVAPATVQDTIVMRLPNRATLTLTVRDAAQLRQLKNYHLDSLTTRLATYITQAEAAAKAGTTNQVTMRFYPDKDQPGQNLPEEIRITAHKPGTDGEKGPTKTQVFLNKKFGIVTTKDGDGHNSFSIGTDGNATANAREDSLKREKRRRSASVELGFDIGLTTLVNSSSTASLQVPSYNNWRSTYINFGLFYVQPLHYTKKSKLAFTIGPEFSGNYIRLTGNDQWVQNGNRTFVETAPDAKQIQQATLYVGTLNLPVMLRLKLKNKEDRTTLSAGIGGFGGTRLTSNIKTEYRLAGTDYNSEDKISGTLNLTPWTYGLQGEIGFHALQLFAKYNMNELFKEGQGPKTHLLTVGLNVLGF
- a CDS encoding sigma-70 family RNA polymerase sigma factor, producing the protein MPTLTVNEAELIAACVRGEHRAQRQLYDRLAGLMLTVCRRYLKRREDAEEALILGFAKMFRALPTYRFEGSFEGWVRRIMVNEALMQLRQREMMTVSFEDFAQPENLATTAATADTQLQAEDLMELLTTLPTGYRTVFNLYALEGYGHQEIAELLGISEGTSKSQLSKARAMLQRRVQFSAIASN
- a CDS encoding BamA/TamA family outer membrane protein; translated protein: MKPLLSTYSSKLRAGRRLGPLLLALLVACSPFKLLRPGQRLLSRVEVKGVEQADKERLKSLAQQKPNTRFPPKLAIYQLGYNFYDSVRIKNKLHEIQTTYAARMKAAGTDSAELGKLLARRERKVNRKQLALDKGNAIMRLGEAPVVYDTALTRRSVEQMTTFLHSQGFFRAKVTATDTARYQRGILLRALGVFHKGNSDSLDARKRYRRVTVTYNITENQPFLYRLQPPSIPDSGVAAVVRQGQGATLLHENERFNEEQIGLERTRLETLLKNAGYFDFRQQYITLEADTSYEKFTVRLRTLIANPGPGQGHRVYRVRQVRFVTDAGVGRTLRNATGDTLRRAGTVGALRVRPSLGLRTDTTVTDSIRFAAYEQQFSTSLLARKVLVRPGQNYSLLRTQQTQRLLSNLDMFRFSTVNYRKVADPPAADSAGLHPSTGELVAVINASPAPKYAINDEFGATFVANKTGPFLNVRLKTRNPFGGAEVLEFGVRAGLEGQLVRIAEGSGTAPQSVFTRQLGATASLILPQFLVPFRTNHFLTEYNPKTRFTLSETYVDRPEYTRSNFEFALDYIWQRSAFHQYVFSPVIMTLVNTPFVSDSFNVRLQRLKVTEGSSLYRSFNKQIEPSFSFTSLYNSNDFNQTRDSYYLRLFAELGGLTRGLYRKQLFAATELNVYDFARISIDYRRYYRLSPQTYFVWRLNGGAVHALSKTDGEYVVPYDKSFFAGGSTSLRAWQPRRLGPGGYTPRLSNGTRDYLTEQPGELLLEGSAEYRFPIYGFVKGAVFTDFGNVWGLQEQRKENSDEYIRENAQFQLNKFYRQLALDTGIGIRFDFTFLILRLDLATKIYDPTAPAGQTWALRNFNKSANPIAFNLGIGYPF
- a CDS encoding FAD-dependent oxidoreductase — its product is MSKKEVELLLNPEVAFDEFARYEAILNHAGLQTGEADFVHLKRRSIDARGRQAQVRLRADVYTNTPPKDLFGPWFFYPNVITNSPRVLIVGAGPAGLFAALRCLELGLKPIVLERGLDVRTRRRDLAAINKEQLVNPDSNYCFGEGGAGTYSDGKLYTRATKRGDVGRVLRRLVQHGATPDILVDAHPHIGTNKLPAVVQALREAIIEAGGEVRFETRVTDLLLDRNRLRGVVAASGENLEAEATILATGHSARDIYELLHQRGVLIEAKPFAMGVRVEHPQALIDQAQYRRTDRGLLPAASYSLVHQTEVKGEQRGVFSFCMCPGGFIVPAATAQGEVVVNGMSPSRRDSRFANSGIVAAVELADLDLRQHGPLAGLRFQQALEQRACAAAGGTQQAPAQLLGDFLKRKTSGSLLETSYQPGLVSVRMDDVLGPNLAERLRQGFQDFGRKIPGYATNAAQIVGVESRTSAPIRIPRDPATLQHPEVAGLFPCGEGAGYAGGIVSAAMDGERCAEAVLAVLS
- a CDS encoding CoA-binding protein produces the protein MKKTLVLGASDNPQRYSFRAMHMLKQHGHEVVPVGIRKGEVAGLTIHTDRPQEKDIDTVTLYVGPQNQPAWYDYILDLQPKRILFNPGTENPELERLAQQRGIQTEEACTLVLLSIGQY
- a CDS encoding RNA methyltransferase, yielding MVSKALGKYVQSLHQKKYRQRHGAFLVEGGKSVLELLSSDLETEHLLATAEFASQNRALLPARLLTVVSENELTQLGTLANNTTALAVARLPAEAPLPPTLPADALLLALDEVRDPGNLGTLLRLADWYGLPGVVLSPGCADAYAPKTVAATMGAFARVPVWERDLAAWLPTLPPEVGIFGADLAGDNVHRLALQPAGVLVMGSESHGLTPSVAAALTRRLHIPRGAGGQAESLNVAISAAILLDNFFRGE
- a CDS encoding ABC transporter ATP-binding protein gives rise to the protein MELLTVTNISLTEQGNEVLRHITFSLASHRKLALAGESGTGKSTLLQIIAGLTQPSTGEVRVQGERVRGPVETLVPGHPGVAYLSQKSDLPHSLRVEQVLRYANKQPAAEAQALFALCRIDHLLARRTDQLSGGEQQRVALARLLLGAPRLLLLDEPFSNLDRVHKRTLQGIIEELGPRLGITCLLVSHDAADTLPWADEILVLQRGEIVQRGMPAEVYHRPVNEYTAALFGDYNLLRGAARQALSPALKSRRSSTHKALLVRPESFVLSCEPGVGLAGVVRAVRFYGSYYEVEVALAEDSVRVRQRQANVSPGDEVSLSLLEGSGWPIG
- a CDS encoding chloride channel protein, which translates into the protein MLRWLLISAVVGALAGTASAGFLVALDWVTRWREAHAWMLALLPVAGLAIGLAYHYYGDRAVRGNNLILDEIHRPSQTLPLRMVPLVLGGTLLTHLVGGSAGREGTAVQMGGTLADQLGRWLRPRDRRLLLVAGMSAGFASVFGTPLAGAVFGLEVFLLGSIRYEALLPSFLAAVVADAVTRAWGVGHTPYPELPALALTPLGLGSALLVGALCGLVARLFAVLTHAVGHWFSAIPFPPLRPVVGGAMVGLLMWGLGTGRFSGLGIPVIVEAFQHPLPPTDWALKLALTALTLGCGFKGGEVTPLFFIGAALGSALAVVLPLPVALLAAMGFVGVFAGAANTPLACTLMGLELFGAKAGVYLGISCVVAYLLSGHHGIYAAQVVGQAKHPRLGRQQGRRLGDL